In Harmonia axyridis chromosome 6, icHarAxyr1.1, whole genome shotgun sequence, a single window of DNA contains:
- the LOC123682634 gene encoding uncharacterized protein LOC123682634 produces MGSYITTIFKRLFHFPIQRKPICYYRQEDFSSTGVPLLRSKLKKKASMKRTDLDDFQMKFYSNLLRERRLNREQKGRSSSMKQSVRDYPGWDETTLSNIHSLFLLFNNRENGMLNFINFSAILESLGDTNTYEEKRKHFDLADSDKDGWLSYDDFVKLMFYMNPIDPDTQEITGVARLCRETADNIKFVTSLRVGEQLEYGLF; encoded by the exons ATGGGCTCATATATAACAACAATATTCAAAAGATTGTTCCACTTTCCAATACAAAGGAAACCTATATGTTATTACAGACAAGAGGACTTCTCCTCCACAG GAGTGCCCTTGTTACGTTCTAAACTGAAAAAGAAAGCCTCAATGAAGAGGACTGATTTGGACGATTTTCAAATGAAGTTTTATTCGAATCTGTTGAGGGAAAGGAGGTTGAACAGGGAACAAAAGGGAAGATCCTCCAGCATGAAGCAATCTGTTAGAGATTATCCAGGTTGGGATGAAACAACCCTGTCCAATATTCACAGCTTGTTCCTATTGTTCAATAACAGAGAAAACGGAATGTTGAACTTCATTAACTT TTCAGCAATTTTAGAGAGTTTGGGTGATACAAACACTTATGAGGAAAAGAGGAAACATTTTGATCTTGCTGATTCGGACAAAGATGGATGGTTAAGTTATGATGATTTTGTAAAG TTGATGTTCTATATGAACCCCATCGATCCCGACACTCAAGAAATAACTGGGGTGGCGAGGCTCTGCAGAGAAACAGCTGATAATATTAAATTTGTGACGTCACTAAGAGTTGGTGAGCAGTTGGAATATGGccttttttga
- the LOC123683134 gene encoding histone H3-like centromeric protein CSE4, whose protein sequence is MARTKQTARKSTGGKGGKLPRKHLATKAARKTAPTSGGVKKPHRYRPGTVALREIRRYQKSTDLLIKRAPFQRLVKEIAQDYKTDLRFQTATIGALQEAAEAYLVGLFEDTNLCATHAKRVTIMPKDLQLARRIRGENLIMARTKQTARKSTGGKGGKLPRKHLATKAARKTAPSSGGVKKPHRYRPGTVALREIRRYQKSTDLLIKRAPFQRLVKEIAQDYKTDLRFQTATIGALQEAAEAYLVGLFEDTNLCATHAKRVTIMPKDLQLARRIRGERS, encoded by the exons ATGGCTCGTACCAAGCAAACAGCTCGTAAATCCACTGGAGGAAAAGGGGGAAAATTGCCAAGGAAACATTTGGCTACTAAGGCAGCGAGAAAAACGGCTCCAACATCAGGTGGAGTGAAAAAACCTCACAGATACCGTCCAGGCACTGTCGCTCTTCGTGAAATAAGAAGATACCAAAAATCCACTGACTTGCTCATCAAAAGAGCGCCATTCCAGCGTTTAGTCAAAGAAATAGCACAGGATTATAAAACTGATCTCCGTTTCCAAACGGCAACTATTGGTGCCCTTCAA GAAGCCGCCGAAGCCTACTTGGTGGGTCTGTTCGAAGACACAAATTTGTGTGCTACCCATGCCAAACGAGTAACTATTATGCCCAAGGATCTCCAACTGGCCCGTAGAATTCGTGGAGAAA ATCTCATCATGGCTCGTACCAAGCAAACAGCTCGTAAATCCACTGGAGGAAAAGGGGGAAAATTGCCAAGGAAACATTTGGCTACCAAGGCAGCGAGAAAAACTGCTCCATCATCTGGTGGAGTGAAAAAACCTCACAGATACCGTCCAGGCACTGTCGCTCTTCGTGAAATAAGAAGATACCAAAAATCCACTGACTTGCTCATCAAAAGAGCGCCATTCCAGCGTTTAGTCAAAGAAATAGCACAGGATTATAAAACTGATCTTCGTTTCCAAACGGCAACTATTGGTGCCCTTCAA GAAGCCGCCGAAGCCTACTTGGTGGGTCTGTTCGAAGACACAAATTTGTGTGCTACTCATGCCAAACGTGTAACTATTATGCCCAAGGATCTCCAACTGGCCCGTAGAATTCGTGGAGAAAGGTCCTAA